GTGATGCTGTCCGGATAATGGCGGGCGCGGGCCAGGAAAACGTTCTGACGCACGTTGGCCGCGTACATGGCCGCCTGCGAATGCTGGGCCGCCAGGTGGGCGTCGGCGTAGTGCTCCCAGGCCTCGCGCCGCACCTCGCGGTCGGGATGGGCGGTCAGGCGGTCCACATTGCCCTGAGTGATGGTCGTGTCGCCCGCCGTGCCAAAGCGCAGGTCCATGTTGGCCAGCGCGGGGTGAATGCCCCGCTCGGCGGCAAAGGGGGCCTGCACTGCGCCCAACAGGGCCTCCACTTCGGCGCTACGCACATGGGGACGGCCCCGCACGATGCGCTCCAGGCGCACGCGCTGCTCGGCAAAATCGGGCTGGGTCAGCCAGCCTTTCAGGGTGGCCTCGTCCAGCGCCAGCACCTCAGGCCGGTAAAAGGCCGTCACGCTGCTCAGGCGGGAGGTCAGGCTGACCGCCTGGTCGCGGCGGGCGGCGGCCTCGGCGTCGCGGCCGTCCACACTGGCCCCCATGCCCGCGTAGGACACCAGACGGGTCAGGCGCAGCTCCACCTCATCGGCGGCCTTCAGGTAGGCCAGCAGACCGGCGGGGGTGTTCAGTTGGCCGGCATATTCGGCCAGGGCGTCAATGGCGGCGGGGAGCGCGCCGGCCTCGGCCGTCCAGGCGTCGGTGGTGGCAAACAGGGCCTCGGTGTCCCAGGTCTGTTCGCGGGGGGCGTCGGCGCGGCGGGGCAGGGCGGCGGGAGATGGTGCGCTGGACTGTGAGGCCGTCATACCGGAGGCTAGCATTCCTGGCCGCATCTGAACCGATTCAGTCGCCCGCGCAGTACAGTGAAGCGGCATGAATGGCCCGGCCCCCCTGACCACCTCTTCCCTGTCCCCGGCGGCGGTGTTGCCCGCCGTCTTTCGGCTGCCCCACGCGGCGGGGCTGGCCCTGAGCGTCTTCCTGCTGGGCTTTGGGCTCTCGCTGGCCGTGCCGTATATGGCGCTGTTTGCCGTGGGCGAGGTGGGCTTGACCCCCTTACAACTGGGTCTGTTCCTCACCAGCAACGCGGTGGCCGCCGTGCTGATCGCCACACGACTGGCGCGATGGTCGGACCGCTGGACCAACCGCAAGCCGCTGGTGCTGCTGACCCTGCTGGCCGGCGGCCTGGGCTACGGCCTGCTGTGCGTCACGCGGTCCTACCCGGCGCTGCTGGTCACGGGGGCGGTGTTTCTGGCCACGGGGGCGGCGGCTTTTCCACAGGTGTTCTCCTTTGCCCGCGCCACGTTGCAGGACGTGCCAGCCGAACTGGCCGAGCGCGCCCTGACTGTGCTGCGTGCGGTGTTCAGCCTGTCGTGGGTGGTCGGGCCAGGGCTGGGAGCGGCGGTGCTGGCGGGGTTTGATTTTGTGGGAGTCTTCGCGGCGGCAGCGGCCTGCTTCGTGCTGGCGGCGGCGCCGCTGCTGCGGGTGCCGGGGCGCACCCCCAGGGCCAGTGTGCCGGCCACCGCGCCCGCCAGCGCGCCGCGCCGCGCCGTGGCCTGGGGCGCCCTGGCCTTTGTGCTGTACGGCATGGCCATGAGCATGGGCATGACCGTCTTTCCGCTGTTCGTGACCAGCACGCTGGGCGGCACGGGGGGTCAGGTGGGCTTCCTGGTGGGCCTGTGCGCCCTGCTGGAAATCCCGGTGATGCTGGCCCTGGTCACCTGGCGGCGCCTGCCCCCGGTGGCCTGGCTGGTGGCGGCGGGCATGGCGCTGTTTGCCGTGCATTTCGCGCTGCTGTTTCTGGCCCAGGGCCAGGCGCTGCTGGTGGCGGCCCAGGTGCTGCGCGCCGTCGTCCTGGCCCTGCTGGCGGGCCTGGGGATGGCCTACTTTCAGGAACTGATGCCAGGACGCTTTGCCGCCGCCACCACCCTCTTTGCCAACACCAGTAGCCTGGGTGGCATGCTCAGCGGCGTCACGGCGGGCGCGTGGGCCCAGG
Above is a genomic segment from Deinococcus betulae containing:
- a CDS encoding sugar efflux transporter, with the protein product MNGPAPLTTSSLSPAAVLPAVFRLPHAAGLALSVFLLGFGLSLAVPYMALFAVGEVGLTPLQLGLFLTSNAVAAVLIATRLARWSDRWTNRKPLVLLTLLAGGLGYGLLCVTRSYPALLVTGAVFLATGAAAFPQVFSFARATLQDVPAELAERALTVLRAVFSLSWVVGPGLGAAVLAGFDFVGVFAAAAACFVLAAAPLLRVPGRTPRASVPATAPASAPRRAVAWGALAFVLYGMAMSMGMTVFPLFVTSTLGGTGGQVGFLVGLCALLEIPVMLALVTWRRLPPVAWLVAAGMALFAVHFALLFLAQGQALLVAAQVLRAVVLALLAGLGMAYFQELMPGRFAAATTLFANTSSLGGMLSGVTAGAWAQAFGYRSVFLLCLTLAAAAWAVMLWRGQPGKPDN